One genomic segment of Paenibacillus sp. FSL H8-0332 includes these proteins:
- a CDS encoding FAD-dependent oxidoreductase has protein sequence MKKIVILGGGYGGVLTAKKLAKKFKNDKDVEIKLIDRNPYHTLLTELHEVSANRAPEDSIKIDLKKIFAGLKVDVVLDEISNIDFKNKKLKSDKATYAYDYLVIGTGSKPTFFGIPGAEENTFSFWSYDDAVVLKRQIRDMYTKAAKEKNPATRRAMLTFVIIGAGFTGVELVGEMAEQREELCKEFFIDPSEVRLVVADMAPKILPILPEKLIQKAEARLRKLKVEIVTGAKITEVGTGSVALGEKNIVDAQTIVWTAGVEGSEIVGNLDVQQQGRKRIVTNEHLESVDHKNVYVVGDNIFFIPEGEERPVPQMVENAEQAAPVIAGNITADIKGTPKKAYKPGFHGTMVSIGSRYGVANVGLPGKFFMLTGFMAMLSKHFINMFYLSQVVGFNKVWTYMMHEFFHVENRKSFVGGYFSKRSPNFWLVPLRMLLGGMWLYEGIEKIRKIWVDPNKIFLIPAAPYADATSAASVAVDAVKTTVDAQSAASAVSTAKEAVSALPVPGFIYDISNWFMDLMFYNPDGSYTFLAKWFQIGMVCAEIVFGVMLIVGLFTAISALATIGMAVMIWTTKMAATEMLWYVGAAIACIGGSGSVFGLDYYVLPWLKKQWKRIPLVRRWYLYTD, from the coding sequence TTGAAGAAAATAGTCATTTTGGGCGGCGGCTACGGCGGCGTACTCACGGCTAAGAAACTGGCAAAGAAATTTAAAAACGACAAAGATGTAGAAATCAAACTGATCGACCGAAATCCATACCACACTCTTTTGACTGAGCTGCATGAGGTTTCTGCGAATCGCGCACCTGAGGATTCGATCAAAATTGACTTGAAGAAAATCTTTGCCGGCCTGAAGGTAGATGTTGTTCTGGATGAAATCAGCAACATTGATTTCAAGAACAAGAAGCTGAAGTCCGACAAAGCCACCTATGCTTATGATTATCTGGTTATCGGCACAGGAAGCAAGCCAACCTTCTTCGGAATCCCTGGAGCAGAAGAGAACACCTTCTCCTTCTGGTCCTACGATGATGCAGTTGTCTTGAAGCGTCAGATCCGCGACATGTACACCAAAGCTGCGAAGGAAAAGAACCCGGCTACCCGCCGCGCAATGCTGACCTTCGTAATCATCGGTGCCGGCTTTACCGGCGTTGAGCTTGTAGGTGAAATGGCCGAGCAGCGCGAGGAGCTCTGTAAGGAATTCTTCATTGATCCATCCGAAGTTAGATTGGTCGTGGCTGATATGGCTCCGAAGATTCTGCCTATCCTGCCGGAGAAGCTGATTCAGAAAGCCGAAGCCCGTCTGCGCAAGCTGAAGGTAGAAATTGTTACCGGCGCCAAAATCACCGAAGTTGGCACAGGCTCTGTTGCCCTCGGCGAGAAGAACATCGTGGATGCACAGACAATCGTCTGGACAGCCGGTGTTGAAGGCTCCGAAATCGTCGGCAACCTTGATGTTCAACAGCAAGGCCGCAAACGTATTGTTACGAATGAACACCTCGAGAGTGTTGACCATAAGAACGTATACGTTGTAGGGGATAACATCTTCTTCATCCCTGAAGGCGAAGAACGTCCAGTTCCACAAATGGTTGAGAATGCTGAACAAGCAGCTCCGGTTATCGCAGGCAACATCACTGCCGATATCAAGGGTACGCCTAAAAAAGCATACAAACCAGGCTTCCATGGCACCATGGTTTCGATCGGCAGCCGCTACGGTGTAGCGAACGTGGGTCTTCCGGGCAAGTTCTTCATGCTGACCGGCTTCATGGCTATGTTGTCCAAACATTTCATCAATATGTTCTATCTGTCCCAGGTTGTGGGTTTCAACAAGGTCTGGACTTACATGATGCACGAGTTCTTCCATGTTGAGAACCGCAAGAGCTTCGTCGGCGGCTACTTCTCCAAGCGTTCGCCGAACTTCTGGCTCGTTCCGCTCCGTATGCTCCTCGGGGGAATGTGGTTATATGAAGGTATAGAGAAGATCCGCAAAATCTGGGTTGATCCGAATAAGATTTTCCTGATTCCTGCTGCTCCTTATGCCGACGCCACTTCAGCTGCCAGTGTAGCTGTTGATGCAGTCAAAACTACCGTAGATGCCCAATCTGCCGCTTCCGCAGTATCCACTGCCAAAGAAGCTGTATCGGCTCTTCCGGTTCCAGGCTTCATCTATGATATCTCTAACTGGTTCATGGATCTTATGTTCTATAACCCGGACGGTTCTTACACCTTCTTGGCCAAATGGTTCCAAATCGGTATGGTATGTGCCGAAATCGTGTTCGGTGTAATGCTGATCGTTGGTCTGTTCACAGCTATCTCTGCTCTGGCCACGATAGGTATGGCGGTTATGATCTGGACCACCAAGATGGCAGCAACAGAAATGCTCTGGTATGTTGGCGCAGCGATTGCCTGCATCGGCGGTTCCGGCAGCGTGTTCGGCCTGGATTACTATGTTCTTCCTTGGCTCAAGAAGCAGTGGAAGAGGATTCCTCTCGTCCGGCGCTGGTATCTGTATACCGACTGA
- a CDS encoding FMN-binding protein translates to MKKASVILSSALVLGTLLAGCGNSNKAENAAATTAPVATATAATEATTAPAAETGKYQDGTYYGTVDADPETGWQTFTQLTVEGGKITKADWNAFNVKKAGDLKKKVSEDGNYGLVKIGGAKSEWHEQAALTEAYLIEKQDPAALTVNAEGKTDAISGVSVHVSDFVGAAQAALAAGPAQAGPYKDGGYTAEGEMDAKSGWKSTVALSVANGNVVAVNFSGVNAAGDDKKQYSVDGKYGMKAGGAAAEWHEEIALAEKYYLENKGTAPALDAEGKTDAISGVSIHVGEYFTLAQKALEGAK, encoded by the coding sequence ATGAAAAAAGCTTCTGTAATCTTGTCGAGCGCTCTGGTATTGGGTACTTTACTCGCAGGTTGTGGCAACAGCAACAAAGCAGAGAACGCTGCTGCAACAACAGCACCTGTAGCAACTGCTACTGCCGCAACTGAAGCAACTACTGCACCTGCAGCCGAAACAGGCAAGTACCAGGACGGAACCTACTACGGTACAGTGGATGCCGATCCAGAGACTGGCTGGCAGACCTTCACACAACTGACTGTAGAAGGCGGCAAAATCACCAAAGCTGACTGGAATGCTTTCAATGTTAAAAAAGCGGGCGACTTGAAGAAAAAAGTATCCGAAGATGGCAACTATGGTCTGGTTAAAATCGGCGGTGCGAAGTCCGAATGGCATGAACAGGCTGCTCTTACTGAAGCCTACCTGATTGAAAAACAAGATCCTGCTGCTCTCACTGTAAATGCTGAAGGCAAAACAGATGCAATCTCCGGTGTATCCGTACACGTTAGTGATTTCGTTGGCGCGGCTCAGGCTGCACTTGCTGCCGGCCCTGCACAAGCAGGCCCATACAAAGATGGCGGATATACTGCTGAAGGCGAAATGGATGCTAAATCCGGCTGGAAGTCCACTGTTGCTCTGTCTGTTGCTAACGGCAACGTTGTAGCTGTTAATTTCAGCGGTGTGAATGCTGCAGGCGACGATAAGAAACAATATTCTGTAGACGGCAAATACGGCATGAAAGCCGGCGGCGCTGCTGCTGAATGGCATGAAGAAATCGCCCTTGCCGAGAAATACTACCTTGAGAACAAAGGCACAGCTCCTGCCCTGGATGCTGAAGGTAAAACAGACGCAATTTCCGGCGTATCCATCCACGTTGGTGAATATTTCACACTTGCACAAAAAGCACTTGAAGGCGCGAAATAA
- a CDS encoding CsbD family protein translates to MDNNVIKGKWLQIKGEAKKQWGKLTDDDLDIIDGEKDKLLGKLQERYGHSKDEAEAEYHKWESSHRS, encoded by the coding sequence GTGGATAACAATGTGATCAAAGGCAAATGGCTACAGATTAAAGGTGAAGCAAAGAAACAATGGGGCAAGCTGACAGATGACGATCTGGATATCATCGACGGTGAAAAAGACAAGCTGTTAGGCAAGCTGCAGGAGCGTTACGGCCATTCCAAGGATGAAGCCGAAGCGGAGTACCATAAATGGGAGTCCTCCCACCGCAGCTAA